TTTTCTTGGGTCTACAATATATAGTTTAGCTCCTCTTCTTTCAAGGTTTTTCAGTTTTTTGCCTGGATTGGGCACCTGTAAAAAAGACCACTTTGATACCACCGGATTCGCTCCGACGATAATAAGACAATTAATGTTATCAAGGTCAGGAAATGGCAGGGTAAACGGAAACCCATAGATCAATTTTGAAACGGCAAATTTATTGGAACAGTCCTGAGTTGATGAACTATACATACTCTTAGAACCTACTCCGGTCATAAACCCCTGGGCGAAAACCGGATGCAATACACTAAATCCTGCAGCAGTACCCACGTACATTCCAATAGAATCGGCTCCGTCATCCTTGTGCAATTGTTTTACCTTATCACCTATTTCCTTTAGGGCCTGCGGCCAGGAAATTCGAATATAGGAACCGTCACTCTCTCTCTTTAGGGGGTATTTTAACCGATCCGGAGACTGGTACATTTCATGCTGATAAAGTCCTTTTACACAAGAAAATCCTTCGGTAGCCACATGATTCTCATTAGGCTTTACACCAATAACCTTATTATTCCGGGTCTTTATCTCCAAACCGCACAAAGACTCACATATACGACAAAAGGTATGATGTGTTCTTATTTCTTCTTGTTCTGATGAAGTATCTGGTTTCAAATTTCTTTTTTGTTATGCAATCGAAAATACGGATAAAACCCCTGAATCGCAAAACTTCAGATACAACCCCTGAAATACCGTTTATAATTGACCAGAATCAATCCATATCTTGTCCAAAATCATTGAATAGTAGCTCGTTAAAGTTTATATTGAGTTCGTTATCCACTTCAAGATTGAATTGGAATGAAATCTAAAATACTAAAGTCATGATTAAAATTCTGGTTCCTGTAGATTTTTCCTCTACTTCGTCAAACGCACTATTATATGCCCTACAGCTTTTTGGTGCGACTTCAATAGAAATTACTTTACTGCACATCTTTAGTTCGAATCCAACCACAATGTCAATGAAAAATATTGATGACGTGATCGCGAAGGATTCCCAGCGAACAATGGAAAAGCTCGTTGAGAAGATTCGCAAGGATTATCCTGAGGTAAGCTTTAAAACAAAAATCCTCCACGACCATGCCGTATCTGGAATTACTTCCTTGGGCAATAGTGGAGAATATGATTTTATTGTTATGGGTACCAAGGGCGCAAGCGGACTCAAAGAAGTCTTTTTAGGAAGCGTTGCAGGCGGGGTAATTTCTAAAACTTCTGCCCCGGTTCTTGTGGTCCCGGATGGCTTTCGTTTTCATCATCTGGATGAGATCGTTATTGCGCTCAGTAATAAGGACATATCAGATTCGAAATTGGTTGACCCGGTTCGTACCCTGGCCAAATTACAACAGAGTAAAATCAAGGTACTGCATGTATCCGAAGAGAAAACAGAATCCATCGAGAACAGCCTCACAATGATTAAAGATCTGAATCCTTCTATTGAATACACTTTTGGAACAGGTGATACCAATAAGGATATTCACGATTATATTGTAAAGAATGACTCAGCACTGTTCTGTCTGATACGAGGCCATCATAAAGGATTTTTAAACAGAATCTTCCAAGAGAGCGTCACCTTAAAGCAAACCTTTGAGAGCCCTGTACCTTTACTTATTCTACATGATCTGGACTGAAAATTAAGGGGAAACCTGCCAGTCTATATCGAACCTTTCTTTTAAGTAAGGTGCCAGTGGCCCTAAACCAATTTCTGCCCTGCGCTGGTCTACTTGTTCAGGGTCTTCTATGGGATGCGGCTCACGTACCAGATTCTCCATTTTGATTTGCGTCCCGTATAATTGTTTTTTACCTTCTTCAACAAGTAAACGATCACGCATTTTGGCGT
This DNA window, taken from Lutimonas zeaxanthinifaciens, encodes the following:
- a CDS encoding universal stress protein, coding for MIKILVPVDFSSTSSNALLYALQLFGATSIEITLLHIFSSNPTTMSMKNIDDVIAKDSQRTMEKLVEKIRKDYPEVSFKTKILHDHAVSGITSLGNSGEYDFIVMGTKGASGLKEVFLGSVAGGVISKTSAPVLVVPDGFRFHHLDEIVIALSNKDISDSKLVDPVRTLAKLQQSKIKVLHVSEEKTESIENSLTMIKDLNPSIEYTFGTGDTNKDIHDYIVKNDSALFCLIRGHHKGFLNRIFQESVTLKQTFESPVPLLILHDLD